From Pseudomonas sp. stari2:
GTTCCAGGCGCCTCACGAACTCGTCCAGCACCAGCGAATACAGATCGTCTTGCAGGTAAGCGTCTTCGATGCCGGCGTCGAGGTTCGGGTTGTCGTTAACCTCGATGACCACCACTTTGTCGCCGGCCTGTTTCAGGTCGACGCCGTATAAGCCGTCGCCGATCAGGTTGGCAGTCTTCACCGCCAGTTCCACCACCGCACGCGGCGCTTCGTGGATCGCCAGCGTGCGGCATTCGCCGTTGACGTCCTGGCCCTTGGCCTTGTGGTTGTAGATCTGCCAATGGCCCTTGGACATGAAGTACTGACAGGCGAAGATCGGTTTGCGGTTGAGCACGCCGATGCGCCAGTCGTACTCGGTGTAGAAGAATTCCTGGGCCAGCAACAGCACCGAATGTTCGAACAGTTCGGCGGTGGCCTCCAGCAAAGCTTGCTGGCTCTCGACCTTGATCACCCCCCGAGAGAAACAGCCATCGGGAATCTTCAGCACCAACGGGAAACCCAGGCGTTCGCCGACCCGTTCGAAGTCCTCCGGTCGTTCCTTGTAGAGAATTTCCGTGGCCGGCATACCCAGTTGGTGGCTGTTGAGCAAATCAGTGAGATAGACCTTGTTGGTGCAGCGCAGGATCGACGTCGGGTCGTCCATCACCACCAGCCCTTCGCTTTCTGCTTTCTTGGCGAAACGGTAGGTGTGGTTGTCGACGCTGGTGGTCTCTCGGATCAACAAGCCGTCGTACTCGGCGAGCCTTGCGTAGTCCTTGCGTTCGATCAGTTCGACATCGATGCCCATGCCTTTGCCGACCCTTACGAAGTTTTCCAGCGCCCGGGCGTTGGACGGCGGCAAGGCTTCCTGCGGATCGTGCAGGATCGCCAGGTCATAACGCGCCACTTGCGGTGAACGCGGAACACGCCAGACCTTGCGGCTGAAGCCGTCCAGCGCATTGGCGAACTGATCTTCCTGATCGTCGCGCAACTTGTGCAGCACACCGGACTTTATGCCTTCGATGTGCCAGCCGTTAGTTCTACGAAACTCAACTAAAAGAATCGGACACGGGAACACTTCAAACAATTGTCGGGCCAGATCCTGCAACGGCTCGATATGGGTTCTGCCGAAATAAAGTGTCAGCGTAAACCCTTCGGTATCGCTGTAGAGATGATGACTGAGGGCCTTTTCCAGGGTTTTATCCAGGTCATCCAGCGCCAGGCCGTAGAGGGATTTCCTGGTCAGTTCACTGATAGTCCGTACCGACGGAATCACCTTGTGACCCCGGGCTTCTGCCAGCAGCGAGCAGTAATAGCCGTGGCCCAGATACTTGTAGCTGCGGCACAAATTGATGACCTGCACCCGTTTTCCCGGCTCGCTGTCGGGCGGTTGTTCGAGGTATTCCTGAGCCGTGAGGATGTCTTCGCTGGGAAAGTACGAGGCCCAGTCTTCCTTGCGTTCGACGATGATCAACACTTGACTGGAAGTTCTGATTTGCGGTTTTAAATAAGTTGCCGGTGGCAAACTTTGACTGGATACTTCGCGCCAATGACCCTGTACCGCTGACATAGAAATTGATCCGTTGGAGAACAAGACCTTTTCTATTAAGCACGAACTTTTTCGAAAGTCCCGTTTCGTTACGCAACTTTTACGGCGGTCATATGAACACTGTTTTTCGCTTGGCGACAGTTGATGATTTAGCGGCGCTGCTGGCACTGGAAATGCACTGCTTCACCACGGACCGGCTCACCCGCCGCAGCTTTCAATGGATGATTACCCGGGCGAACGGCCAGTTGTTGGTGGCCGAACGCGAGAGGCAACTGCTGGGCTATGCGCTGGTACTGTTCCATCGCGGTACTTCGCTTGCGCGGCTGTATTCCATCGCTATTTCCCCCGAAGCCCGGGGCGGTGGCCTGGGCAAGCAATTGCTGCAGCGAATCGAGGCCTGCGCCCTAGAGCACGACTGCGCTTACCTGCGGCTAGAGGTGCGCACTGACAACCCCGCCGCCATCGCGTTGTATGAACGCAGTGGCTATCGGCGATTTGCGCTGATTCACGACTACTACGAAGACCATGCGGACGCTTTGCGCCTGGAAAAGCGAATCCTTCAACACCACGACTCACGCAGCATCAAGGTGCCCTATTACCGGCAAACCACCGATTTCACCTGTGGCCCGGCGTGCCTGCTGATGGCCATGGGCGCATTGCAAGCTGATCGCTTGCTGGAGCGCCGAGAGGAATTACAGCTCTGGCGCGAAGCGACCACCGTGTTCATGACCGCCGGTCACGGCGGTTGCAGCCCTCAGGGTCTGGCGTTGGCGGCATGGCGCCGAGGATTTCGCGTGCATTTGCAACTGAGCATGACCGGGCCGCTGTTTCTCGACGGCGTGCGCGACGCGCATAAAAAAGACGTCATGCGCCTTGTGCATGATGAGTTCATGGCACAACTGAACGACACCGACGTTGATCAAATCATCGGCACCGCACTGGACTTGCCCCGCCTGCTCAACGCTGGCGGACAGCCGCTGGTGTTGATCAGCAGCTATCGTCTGACCCGCTCCAAATCGCCACACTGGGTGATCGTCACCGATTGCGACGAAGATTTCGTCTACCTGCACGACCCGGATGTCGACCACAGCCAACATCGCCAGCCCATGGACTGCCAGCACGTGCCGGTCAGCCATGGGGAGTTCGAAAAAATGTGCCGGTTCGGGCGCGGCAAGCTGCGGGCGGCGGTGGTGCTCTACGCCCGCTCACCCGCATGATGCGTTCATTTGAGTCCGACCTTGTACAGAGCACCGTCGGACTCATCTGTCAGCAGATACAGATAGCCGTCCGGCCCTTGGCGCACATCCCGGATGCGTTGCTTCAAGTCGCCCAGCAAACGCTCTTCATGCACGACCTTGTCACCGTCGAATTGCAGCCGGATCAGTTCCTGGCTGGCAAGCGCCCCGATGAATACGTTGTGCTGCCAGGGTTTGAAACGATCGGCATCATAGAACGCCATGCCGGTGACGCCGGGTGATTTTTCCCAGACATGATGCGGTGCGACAGTGCCTTCGGCGGTTTTACCCTGGGCTTCCGGAATGGGCTGCATCGAGTAGTTGATGCCGTGAGTTGCCAGCGGCCAGCCGTAGTTCTTGCCGCGCTCGATGATGTTCACCTCGTCGCCACCGCGCGGGCCGTGTTCGTTCTCCCACAACGTGCCAGTCCATGGATTGAGCGCTGCACCCTGCGGGTTGCGATGGCCATAGGACCAGATCTCCGGACGCACACCGGACTGACCGACAAACGGGTTGTCATCCGGCACCTTGCCGTCCGGATAGATCCGCACGACTTTGCCCTGCAGCTTGTCCAGATCCTGCGCGGTAGGCCGGTCGTTGTTTTCACCGAGGGTGATGAACAGATACCCGTCCCGGTCGAACACCAGCCGCGCGCCGAAGTGATTGCCGACCGACAGCTTCGGTTCCTGACGGAAAATAACGTTGAAGTCCTTCAGGGTTTTCAGATCATCCGACAGGCGCCCGCGCCCGACCGCCGTCCCGGCCTTGTCACCGGCGCCGCCGCCCTCGGCGTAGGACAGGTACACCAGACGGTCCTGTTTGAAGTCTGGCGACAGCACCACATCGAGCAACCCGCCCTGCCCCTTGGCCCAGACCTTCGGAACGCCCTCGATGGGCGCCGATCGCTTGCCGTCCACACCCACTACCCGCAGATTGCCCGGACGCTCGGTCACCAGCATGCCCTGTCGATCCGGCAGGAACGCGAGCGCCCATGGATGCTCAAGCCCCTGAGTAATCGTCGTGACTTCAAGTGTGCCCTGCTCGCTTTGTAGTTCCTTGGGAGCGGCGGCGAATGCCGGGCCGCAGATAACTGCGCTGGCACACAGGCCGGCTAAAAGGGTTTTACGCAACATGCACGATTCCTTTTGTTCGATTGAAGGGCTGACAGAAACGGTTCTGCCATTCAACGGTTGCTGTCGCCGTCACGGGCGGGTGGATTGGGAATGAATTTCGGCGGTGTGCTCGGCACCGAACGCAGTGGCTGGCCATTGCCGATGCCGCCGTTTTCCACGGTGGGCGGTCGAGGGACGGGGACGGTATTCGGCCCGCGGATCACCGGGTTGGCTGGTTGCGTACCCTGCATGCTGTTGGGATTGGCCCGGTGAATCGGGCTGTTGTAGGGGTTGCTGCTGTTGCCGGTCGGGCTTTGCGCCAGCAACAGGGTATCGGCATGAACCGCCCCGCCACTGAGGGCCAGCAATGCGATGCCAAGCAGAATACGGTTCATGGACGGCCTCTCTCGATGCGCGTGGATTAGAGCCTTCGAGTCCACGCTACGCCGAGGGTTCGGATTTGTTAACCCGTGATCGATAAACAAGATGTAACACGGCTTGACCTGTCGTTTACCGGCGTCGCGCAAACAACGGAAACTTTTGCGCCGGGCCACAGGTCACCCGAACATCACTCGGAGAACGGCACCATGGCTCGGGCAATCTGGAAAGGCGCAATCAGTTTCGGTCTGGTGCACATCCCCGTGGCGCTGGTTTCGGCAACCTCGTCCCAGGGCGTGGACTTTGACTGGCTGGACAGCCGCAGCATGGACCCGGTTGGCTATAAACGGGTCAACAAGATCACTGGCAAGGAAGTCACCAAGGAGCACATCGTCAAAGGCGTGCAGTTCGAAAAGGGCCGGTATGTGGTGCTCAGCGAGGAGGAAATCCGTTCGGCGCACCCGGTGTCGACCCAGACCATCGACATCTTCGCCTTCATCGACAGCGAGCAGATCCCGCTGCAAAACATCGACACGCCCTACTACCTGGCACCGGACAAGCGCGGTGGCAAGGTTTACGCATTGCTGCGCGAAACCCTCAGCAAAACCAAAAAAGTCGCCCTCGCCCGTGTGGTGTTACACACACGTCAGTACCTGGCGGCGCTGATGCCGCTGGAGTCGGCACTGGTGCTGGTGAAACTGCGCTGGCCACAGGAAGTGAGAAGCCTTGATGAACTGGCGCTGGGCAGCGAAGTGACCAAACCGCAACTGGCGAAAGCCGAACTGGACATGGCCAAACGACTCGTTGAAGACATGAGCGCCGACTGGAATCCCGAGGATTACCGCGACGAGTTTGAAGACAAGATCATGGCCCTGGTGGACAAGAAGGCCCATGAAGGCAAGATCGAGGACGTTGAGACCCTTGAGGGCGAAGAAGAACGCAAGTCTGCGGATGTGATCGACTTGACCGAACTGCTCAAACGCAGTCTCGGCGGGAAATCACCGACCAAACCAGCGAAGAAGACAACCCCGGCGAAAAAGACCAAAAAAGCGTCGTGAAAATGAAATCGGGCGACTGTCTTTCAACAGTCGCCCGATTGATCAGATCAGTTATCAGATCAGAATGAAGATCGCCAGCAGGCCACCGAAGATCGCCCACTTTTCCAGGTAATAGCGCGCGCGATTGCGCTTTTTCAGCTCTTTGCCGCGCAGGCGGACCTTGTAGATTTTGGTAAACAAGCGGTTGATACCGCCGGTGCGGTCGCCCGCATCGTTCGGCGCACCGGCCGCCGACATCACAGTACGGCTGAACCAGCCGTTGAACGCGGCTGCCCAGCGATATTTCATCGGGCGCTCGACGTCGCAGAACAGGATGATGCGGTTCTTGTCAGTGGTGTTTTCGGCGTAGTGAATGTAGGTCTCGTCGAACATCACGGCTTCGCCGTCGCGCCAGTGATAGTTCTCGCCATCGACGTTGATGTAGCAACCGGCGTCGTTCGGCGTTTCCAGGCCCAAGTGATAACGGTAGGAACCGGCATACGGGTCACGGTGACGCACCAGTTTCGAGCCTGGCGGCAGTTCGGCGAACATCGCCGCCTTGATCGAGCCGATGCTCTGCACCAGTTCAGTGGTACGCGGGCACAGTTGCAGCGCCGACGGGTGACTGTCGCCGTACCATTTCAAATAGAAACGCTTCCAGCCAGTCTTGAAGAAAGAGTTGAAACCGACATCGTCGTACTGGTCCGAACGCTTGATCGCACCGGCACGCAGAAGATTCTGACCTTCCTCGCGGATTTCTTCCCAATGGGCCTGCAACGGGCTCAGATCGGGAAAGTCCTTCGGGTCGAGGTAGGGTTTGTTCGGTTTCTTCGAAAACAGATAAAGGAAGCAGTTGATCGGCGCGAGAAACGTCGAGTGATCGCTCAACTGACGGCCCAGTTTGTGACGCACACGACCACGCAGGTGAACGTATGCAATGGAAATGACATAAATAGCAGCAATGATGAGTTTCACGGAAATCGTCACACGTCAAAAGTGAACAAACTGCGCGCCTGCCAGCCGTTGGCCCAGGGTCTGATGCAGTGGCATGAATACAAATACTGTCCCGGTGGCACTTCCTTGAGCCCTTGCCGTTAGCGGCTATTGGGTGATCGGATGGCATTTTAGCCATACTTTGTAACCAATGGTGAACCTCATCTGTGAAAAACTGTCCGCTGAATCGGCCAAACGGCAGCCGTTGCGCTCGCGCGCGCGCCAGCCATGCCAGTGACATCAGCGTTACGGCAGATTGAGTTCGACGAAAAGAAGTGGCGGCAGTGCGCCAGACGTGGTGCTGACGGCAGCATGAGGCGTTGATTTCCTGGAGCCAGACCGAAGAATTCAGAAGAGCACTGCAGAGTTTGTCTCTGAATGTTCGTGTGCCTGGCAGGACTTTTCAGGATCGGAGCAGATAGGAACCCGGCCACAACAAATGACTGGCCCGGGGGACTGAAGCAGAGTGCCGCAAATGCTGAAGCGAGATACGGATGATCCGCCAGGCCAGAGGTTCAATGAAACCAATCGACCTGGCGGGCCGTGAGCCGCGCTTATTTGGAGGTTGAAAGGCTAGCCTTTCTCAATCCCTTGGTATTGTGATCGCCAGGCGTTGTAGCCGAGATCGCCGTCGCCTTCGACAAGCCCCGTGTCGCTTTAGAATGTGCAACACCTGAAGTCGCTGTGCCGTGTCCACGGTCAGCGTTGTGGTCACGTC
This genomic window contains:
- the rimI gene encoding ribosomal protein S18-alanine N-acetyltransferase — encoded protein: MNTVFRLATVDDLAALLALEMHCFTTDRLTRRSFQWMITRANGQLLVAERERQLLGYALVLFHRGTSLARLYSIAISPEARGGGLGKQLLQRIEACALEHDCAYLRLEVRTDNPAAIALYERSGYRRFALIHDYYEDHADALRLEKRILQHHDSRSIKVPYYRQTTDFTCGPACLLMAMGALQADRLLERREELQLWREATTVFMTAGHGGCSPQGLALAAWRRGFRVHLQLSMTGPLFLDGVRDAHKKDVMRLVHDEFMAQLNDTDVDQIIGTALDLPRLLNAGGQPLVLISSYRLTRSKSPHWVIVTDCDEDFVYLHDPDVDHSQHRQPMDCQHVPVSHGEFEKMCRFGRGKLRAAVVLYARSPA
- a CDS encoding RimK family protein; this translates as MSAVQGHWREVSSQSLPPATYLKPQIRTSSQVLIIVERKEDWASYFPSEDILTAQEYLEQPPDSEPGKRVQVINLCRSYKYLGHGYYCSLLAEARGHKVIPSVRTISELTRKSLYGLALDDLDKTLEKALSHHLYSDTEGFTLTLYFGRTHIEPLQDLARQLFEVFPCPILLVEFRRTNGWHIEGIKSGVLHKLRDDQEDQFANALDGFSRKVWRVPRSPQVARYDLAILHDPQEALPPSNARALENFVRVGKGMGIDVELIERKDYARLAEYDGLLIRETTSVDNHTYRFAKKAESEGLVVMDDPTSILRCTNKVYLTDLLNSHQLGMPATEILYKERPEDFERVGERLGFPLVLKIPDGCFSRGVIKVESQQALLEATAELFEHSVLLLAQEFFYTEYDWRIGVLNRKPIFACQYFMSKGHWQIYNHKAKGQDVNGECRTLAIHEAPRAVVELAVKTANLIGDGLYGVDLKQAGDKVVVIEVNDNPNLDAGIEDAYLQDDLYSLVLDEFVRRLELKRRGQAW
- the lpxO gene encoding lipid A hydroxylase LpxO, with protein sequence MKLIIAAIYVISIAYVHLRGRVRHKLGRQLSDHSTFLAPINCFLYLFSKKPNKPYLDPKDFPDLSPLQAHWEEIREEGQNLLRAGAIKRSDQYDDVGFNSFFKTGWKRFYLKWYGDSHPSALQLCPRTTELVQSIGSIKAAMFAELPPGSKLVRHRDPYAGSYRYHLGLETPNDAGCYINVDGENYHWRDGEAVMFDETYIHYAENTTDKNRIILFCDVERPMKYRWAAAFNGWFSRTVMSAAGAPNDAGDRTGGINRLFTKIYKVRLRGKELKKRNRARYYLEKWAIFGGLLAIFILI
- a CDS encoding Ku protein, with translation MARAIWKGAISFGLVHIPVALVSATSSQGVDFDWLDSRSMDPVGYKRVNKITGKEVTKEHIVKGVQFEKGRYVVLSEEEIRSAHPVSTQTIDIFAFIDSEQIPLQNIDTPYYLAPDKRGGKVYALLRETLSKTKKVALARVVLHTRQYLAALMPLESALVLVKLRWPQEVRSLDELALGSEVTKPQLAKAELDMAKRLVEDMSADWNPEDYRDEFEDKIMALVDKKAHEGKIEDVETLEGEEERKSADVIDLTELLKRSLGGKSPTKPAKKTTPAKKTKKAS
- a CDS encoding PQQ-dependent sugar dehydrogenase translates to MLRKTLLAGLCASAVICGPAFAAAPKELQSEQGTLEVTTITQGLEHPWALAFLPDRQGMLVTERPGNLRVVGVDGKRSAPIEGVPKVWAKGQGGLLDVVLSPDFKQDRLVYLSYAEGGGAGDKAGTAVGRGRLSDDLKTLKDFNVIFRQEPKLSVGNHFGARLVFDRDGYLFITLGENNDRPTAQDLDKLQGKVVRIYPDGKVPDDNPFVGQSGVRPEIWSYGHRNPQGAALNPWTGTLWENEHGPRGGDEVNIIERGKNYGWPLATHGINYSMQPIPEAQGKTAEGTVAPHHVWEKSPGVTGMAFYDADRFKPWQHNVFIGALASQELIRLQFDGDKVVHEERLLGDLKQRIRDVRQGPDGYLYLLTDESDGALYKVGLK